One region of Parambassis ranga chromosome 21, fParRan2.1, whole genome shotgun sequence genomic DNA includes:
- the LOC114453878 gene encoding uncharacterized protein LOC114453878 isoform X1 → MLVQVKYCEEKKYVKLNEVEGHFNFGQFSEKVIERFCLPPDVQLTFKDATGTEVDAEIFSDLLGQGNVVLTVFSNDEFSDCSRSSASDLSFSSSGSTIIMDEVPRKKLRIEDLRSMSAKQLIEDVLRSKSGGEEVLQEYQTTETLTDATRRQMVNILVAHMIDNHGHLPTKAVREDYAKGIVMLFPSLRDPYSNKGYEHFYDAASNTGYISWRLKRVQRKIRRGYAMSPNTSTDISPRGPNFQRTVNVERQLDGSACQEAISLLNHTTDKSLIFQKMRETFHYRQKLVNDPGRSDNILSTFPRFLDTKGLVDQDFTLLFDEETSARLLQKWDVFFKPNVIKEAKQLTSTPELRRLVQSAESPIGRDFDEATTYDQDMASLLLLLHLLPPSPGGPKSPKISACDAAERLVVFHKSCCSLEEHFRNQQSRQPYLLAVGRQKNQIDNFYITMDKHLIPCQANRSLGACDELFKAHFVFNLSYDVALVNFYTFLQTTVYNIDVGKMKESPRVRDMRARLLNQTVELSLSE, encoded by the exons ATGCTGGTGCAGGTCAAGTACtgcgaagaaaaaaaatatgtgaagcTGAATGAAGTTGAAGGACACTTCAACTTTGGACAATTCAGTGAAAAGG TCATTGAGAGATTTTGCCTTCCGCCTGATGTACAACTTACATTCAAGGATGCAACAGGGACAGAAGTTGATGCTGAAATTTTCAGTGACCTTCTTGGACAAGGCAATGTGGTGCTGACAGTTTTCTCAAATGATG AATTCTCTGATTGCTCCAGGTCTTCTGCATCTGACTTGAGCTTCAGTTCAAGTGGATCAACTATAATCATGGATGAGGTCCCTAGGAAGAAATTGAGAATTGAGGATTTACGTTCAATGTCCGCTAAGCAG TTGATTGAGGATGTGCTTAGAAGCAAGTCTGGTGGTGAAGAGGTACTGCAGGAGTACCAAACAACAGAAACCCTAACAGATGCCACAAGAAGACAAATGGTCAACATACTAGTGGCTCACATGATTGATAATcatgg GCACCTCCCCACTAAAGCAGTCAGAGAAGATTATGCCAAAGGGATAGTGATGCTGTTCCCCTCCCTCAGGGATCCATATTCCAACAAAGGCTAT GAACACTTCTATGATGCTGCAAGCAACACAGGATACATTTCTTGGCGTCTGAAAAGAGTGCAAAGGAAGATTCGTCGAGGATATGCAATGTCACCAAATACCTCTACTGACATTTCTCCAAGAGGCCCAAATTTCCAAAGGACTGTTAATGTTGAAAGGCAACTTGATGGTAGTGCTTGTCAAGAAGCTATATCTTTGCTCAACCACACCACAGACAAGTCTCTGATTTTCCAGAAGATGAGAGAGACCTTTCATTACCGCCAGAAGCTTGTTAATGACCCAGGCAGAAGTGATAATATCCTCTCCACCTTCCCGAGATTCCTGGATACCAAAGGATTG GTGGATCAAGACTTCACACTCCTGTTTGATGAGGAGACGTCTGCTAGGCTGCTTCAGAAATGGGATGTGTTCTTCAAGCCAAATGTCATAAAAGAGGCTAAACAGCTGACTTCTACACCAGAGCTGCGTCGCTTGGTGCAGTCAGCAGAAAGTCCCATAGGACGTGATTTTGACGAGGCAACAA CTTATGACCAAGACATGGCCTCCCTGTTATTGCTGCTACATCTCTTGCCACCATCACCAGGGGGACCCAAGTCTCCAAAAATCAGTGCGTGTGATGCAGCTGAGAGACTTGTAGTGTTTCATAAG TCATGCTGCAGTTTGGAGGAGCATTTCCGCAACCAGCAGAGTCGGCAGCCATATCTCCTCGCTGTTGGACGTCAGAAGAACCAGATTGACAACTTCTACATCACCATGGATAAACACCTCATCCCATGCCAGGCAAACCGCTCCCTTGGGgcatgtgatgaacttttcaaGGCACATTTTGTGTTCAATTTGTCATATGATGTTGCACTTGTGAATTTTTACACATTCCTACAGACAACAGTGTATAACATTGATGTGGGGAAAATGAAGGAGTCGCCCAGAGTTAGAGACATGAGAGCTAGACTGCTTAACCAGACAGTTGAACTCTCACTCTCTGAGTAG
- the LOC114453878 gene encoding uncharacterized protein LOC114453878 isoform X2 produces the protein MLVQVKYCEEKKYVKLNEVEGHFNFGQFSEKVIERFCLPPDVQLTFKDATGTEVDAEIFSDLLGQGNVVLTVFSNDEFSDCSRSSASDLSFSSSGSTIIMDEVPRKKLRIEDLRSMSAKQLIEDVLRSKSGGEEVLQEYQTTETLTDATRRQMVNILVAHMIDNHGHLPTKAVREDYAKGIVMLFPSLRDPYSNKGYEHFYDAASNTGYISWRLKRVQRKIRRGYAMSPNTSTDISPRGPNFQRTVNVERQLDGSACQEAISLLNHTTDKSLIFQKMRETFHYRQKLVNDPGRSDNILSTFPRFLDTKGLVDQDFTLLFDEETSARLLQKWDVFFKPNVIKEAKQLTSTPELRRLVQSAESPIGRDFDEATRGPKSPKISACDAAERLVVFHKSCCSLEEHFRNQQSRQPYLLAVGRQKNQIDNFYITMDKHLIPCQANRSLGACDELFKAHFVFNLSYDVALVNFYTFLQTTVYNIDVGKMKESPRVRDMRARLLNQTVELSLSE, from the exons ATGCTGGTGCAGGTCAAGTACtgcgaagaaaaaaaatatgtgaagcTGAATGAAGTTGAAGGACACTTCAACTTTGGACAATTCAGTGAAAAGG TCATTGAGAGATTTTGCCTTCCGCCTGATGTACAACTTACATTCAAGGATGCAACAGGGACAGAAGTTGATGCTGAAATTTTCAGTGACCTTCTTGGACAAGGCAATGTGGTGCTGACAGTTTTCTCAAATGATG AATTCTCTGATTGCTCCAGGTCTTCTGCATCTGACTTGAGCTTCAGTTCAAGTGGATCAACTATAATCATGGATGAGGTCCCTAGGAAGAAATTGAGAATTGAGGATTTACGTTCAATGTCCGCTAAGCAG TTGATTGAGGATGTGCTTAGAAGCAAGTCTGGTGGTGAAGAGGTACTGCAGGAGTACCAAACAACAGAAACCCTAACAGATGCCACAAGAAGACAAATGGTCAACATACTAGTGGCTCACATGATTGATAATcatgg GCACCTCCCCACTAAAGCAGTCAGAGAAGATTATGCCAAAGGGATAGTGATGCTGTTCCCCTCCCTCAGGGATCCATATTCCAACAAAGGCTAT GAACACTTCTATGATGCTGCAAGCAACACAGGATACATTTCTTGGCGTCTGAAAAGAGTGCAAAGGAAGATTCGTCGAGGATATGCAATGTCACCAAATACCTCTACTGACATTTCTCCAAGAGGCCCAAATTTCCAAAGGACTGTTAATGTTGAAAGGCAACTTGATGGTAGTGCTTGTCAAGAAGCTATATCTTTGCTCAACCACACCACAGACAAGTCTCTGATTTTCCAGAAGATGAGAGAGACCTTTCATTACCGCCAGAAGCTTGTTAATGACCCAGGCAGAAGTGATAATATCCTCTCCACCTTCCCGAGATTCCTGGATACCAAAGGATTG GTGGATCAAGACTTCACACTCCTGTTTGATGAGGAGACGTCTGCTAGGCTGCTTCAGAAATGGGATGTGTTCTTCAAGCCAAATGTCATAAAAGAGGCTAAACAGCTGACTTCTACACCAGAGCTGCGTCGCTTGGTGCAGTCAGCAGAAAGTCCCATAGGACGTGATTTTGACGAGGCAACAA GGGGACCCAAGTCTCCAAAAATCAGTGCGTGTGATGCAGCTGAGAGACTTGTAGTGTTTCATAAG TCATGCTGCAGTTTGGAGGAGCATTTCCGCAACCAGCAGAGTCGGCAGCCATATCTCCTCGCTGTTGGACGTCAGAAGAACCAGATTGACAACTTCTACATCACCATGGATAAACACCTCATCCCATGCCAGGCAAACCGCTCCCTTGGGgcatgtgatgaacttttcaaGGCACATTTTGTGTTCAATTTGTCATATGATGTTGCACTTGTGAATTTTTACACATTCCTACAGACAACAGTGTATAACATTGATGTGGGGAAAATGAAGGAGTCGCCCAGAGTTAGAGACATGAGAGCTAGACTGCTTAACCAGACAGTTGAACTCTCACTCTCTGAGTAG
- the hecw2a gene encoding E3 ubiquitin-protein ligase HECW2, which yields MRPSLATAVLPPRTRSHNPPNLAVGGREHLSAPRRRSPHLRHTLSPENLRTLAERGGAAVDSASVVSSPIGLTRANSDTDLVTSQSRSSLTASTLEYTLNRGQNLVISWDIKEEVDATDWIGLYHIDETSPSNVWDCKNRGVNGTQKGQIVWRLEAGPYFMEPETKICFKYYHGVSGALRATTPCITVKNPAVLVEGLAEQVGIEHPRKLISFTLTDLRATGLKKGMFFNPDPYLKMSIHPGKRSVFPVFSHHGQERRSAIIANTTNPVWHGEKYTFVALMTDILYIEVKDKFAKSRPIIKRFLGQLTIPVQRLIEKIPGVQPVSFSLCRRLPTEHVSGQLQFRVELTSTGPDGASPDSIIGLSSLNGAPGTPSDDEDLPHHLPGVISAGPSPTGSQGSQGTWEGGATAFPEKDLSLIGAEGRFVEPESLSSHEMLQRSLSEGLDAIEAPKGPGERPLGAASPKLHSSFPTHTRLSAMLHIDSDEDEDRSGANDITPVPLSPLLMNGEPPDVGGPDEDDLFPELQMELQEPSVLEVGEPEGGGSVTEMRPPEAEVALEGEAGLDLEDVLESDVFLEVEEVPFTEAVSHTIPEGGGAPEQGRGAGEDPLSEIDSCSMATAPQTVVSSSESCPITLTTAVDAEEGAEAAIDPGGDVEPGTPLNNQAVDDEGGGQATIPEAAGEAPSTSSDQEQAEEISVRRLSLQAAGGVAEDHEGEESKPPEEAGSADSEQVTTETDGEEGTHVNGHPVRSLPSVRHDIHRYQRVDEPLPPNWEARIDSHGRIFFVDHVNRTTTWQRPTGPPAPQGLTRSNSMQQMEQLNRRYQSIRRTITNSDRSEESSADLLPEPESELMPQSISEYRRESAVTHSSGRSRLSLLLQSPSAKFLCSPDFFTVLHSNPSAYRMFTSNTCLKHMVSKVRRDAHYFERYQHNRDLVTFLNMFSNKQLELPRGWEMKHDHTGKPFFVDHNCRSTTFIDPRLPLQSSRSTGLLAHRQHLSRQRSHSAGEVVDDSRQTNPPAMPRPSSTFSGSSRSQYHDVVPVAYNDKIVAFLRQPNIFEILQERQPELARNHSLKEKVQFIRSEGVNGLARLSSDADLVMLLSLFEEEVMSYVPPLLHPGYCISSPQSSPGTQRANARAPAPYKRDFEAKLRNFYRKLETKGYGQGPGKVKLIIRRDHLLEDAFNQIMCYSRKDLQRSKLYVSFVGEDGLDYSGPSREFFFLVSRELFNPYYGLFEYSANDTYTVQISPMSAFVDNHHEWFRFSGRILGLALVHQYLLDAFFTRPFYKGLLRIPCDLSDLEFLDEEFHQSLQWMKDNDIEDMLDLTFTVNEEVFGQITERELKPGGAGIPVSEKNKKEYIERMVKWRIERGVAQQTESLVRGFYEVVDVRLVSVFDARELELVIAGTAEIDLADWRNNTEYRGGYHDNHIVIRWFWAAVERFNNEQRLRLLQFVTGTSSIPYEGFASLRGSNGPRRFCVEKWGKITSLPRAHTCFNRLDLPPYPSFSMLYEKLVTAVEETSTFGLE from the exons ATGCGCCCCTCCCTTGCCACAGCCGTCCTGCCACCCAGGACCCGTTCTCACAATCCACCTAACCTGGCCGTCGGAGGCCGCGAACACCTGTCTGCCCCGCGCAGGCGCAGTCCTCACCTCCGACACACCCTCAGCCCAGAGAACCTGCGGACCCTGGCGGAGAGGGGTGGGGCAGCAGTCGATAGTGCCTCAGTTGTCAGTAGCCCTATTGGTCTAACGCGGGCTAATAGCGACACAGACCTGGTGACCTCCCAGAGCCGGTCCTCGCTCACTGCATCCACACTGGAGTACACACTGAACCGTGGCCAGAATCTTGTTATATCCTGGGATATCAAGGAGGAAGTGGATGCTACCGACTGGATTGGCCTGTACCATATTG atGAAACCAGTCCATCCAATGTGTGGGACTGTAAGAACAGAGGGGTGAATGGAACCCAGAAGGGTCAGATTGTTTGGAGGCTGGAGGCTGGGCCCTACTTCATGGAGC CTGAGACCAAGATCTGCTTCAAGTACTACCATGGAGTGAGTGGAGCCCTGAGAGCCACAACTCCCTGCATCACTGTGAAGAATCCAGCAGTCCTG GTGGAGGGGCTGGCAGAGCAGGTGGGCATTGAGCATCCACGGAAACTGATCAGCTTCACTCTGACGG ATCTGCGAGCCACTGGTTTGAAGAAGGGAATGTTTTTTAACCCTGACCCATATCTGAAGATGTCCATCCACCCAGGAAAAAGGAGCGTCTTCCCCGTCTTTAGCCATCACGGACAGGAACGGCGATCTGCCATCATTGCTAACACTACCAACCCTGTGTGGCACGGCGAG AAATACACATTTGTCGCACTGATGACAGACATCCTCTACATTGAGGTGAAGGACAAGTTTGCAAAAAGCCGTCCCATCATCAAACGCTTCCTCGGTCAGCTCACAATCCCTGTGCAGCGACTTATTGAAAAAATACCAGG AGTCCAGCCTGTGAGTTTCTCCCTGTGCCGACGCTTGCCTACTGAACATGTAAGCGGCCAGTTGCAGTTCAGAGTGGAGCTCACCTCAACTGGGCCAGATG GTGCATCTCCTGATTCTATCATTGGCCTTTCATCCTTGAATGGAGCTCCAGGTACTCCATCTGATGACGAGGACTTACCCCACCACCTTCCAGGAGTGATCTCTGCAGGCCCTTCACCTACAGGCTCCCAGGGCTCCCAAGGCACATGGGAAGGCGGGGCAACAGCCTTCCCGGAAAAGGACCTGTCTCTTATTGGAGCAGAGGGTAGATTTGTGGAACCAGAGAGCCTTTCAAGCCATGAAATGCTCCAGAGATCACTCAGTGAGGGTCTGGATGCTATTGAAGCCCCTAAAGGCCCTGGTGAAAGACCCTTGGGTGCTGCCTCACCTAAATTACATTCCAgtttccccacacacacaaggctTAGTGCCATGTTGCACATTGATTCAGACGAGGATGAGGACAGGTCTGGAGCCAATGACATTACTCCAGTGCCATTATCACCACTTTTAATGAATGGAGAACCTCCAGATGTTGGTGGTCCAGATGAAGACGACCTCTTTCCTGAGCTGCAGATGGAGCTACAGGAGCCTTCAGTGCTGGAGGTGGGGGAACCTGAGGGTGGAGGTAGTGTGACAGAAATGAGGCCTCCTGAGGCAGAGGTGGCTCTGGAGGGAGAGGCAGGTCTGGACTTGGAAGATGTTTTGGAGTCAGATGTTTTCCTGGAAGTGGAGGAGGTTCCGTTCACCGAGGCTGTCTCTCATACTATACCAGAGGGTGGGGGGGCACCTGAACAAGGAAGGGGAGCTGGAGAGGACCCCTTATCAGAGATTGACAGCTGCTCAATGGCAACAGCCCCTCAGACGGTGGTTTCATCATCGGAGAGCTGCCCAATCACACTGACCACGGCTGTG gatgcagaggagggagcagaGGCAGCCATAGATCCAGGGGGAGATGTAGAGCCCGGCACACCACTGAACAATCAGGCTGTAGACGATGAAGGGGGCGGGCAAGCTACTATcccagaagctgcaggagaagCTCCGTCCACCTCTAGTGACCAAGAGCAGGCCGAGGAGATCAGTGTGAGGAGGCTgagcctgcaggctgcaggtggCGTGGCTGAAGATCATGAAGGTGAGGAGTCAAAGCCACCTGAGGAGGCGGGGTCTGCAGATTCAGAGCAAGTTACcacagaaacagatggagaggaag GTACCCATGTCAATGGTCATCCTGTCCGTTCGCTTCCATCTGTGCGTCACGACATCCACAGATACCAACGTGTAGACGAGCCTCTGCCTccca ACTGGGAGGCTCGGATCGACAGCCATGGGAGGATTTTCTTTGTGGACCATGTGAACAGGACCACCACGTGGCAGCGTCCCACTGGACCTCCTGCCCCACAGGGCCTGACCCGCTCTAACTCCATGCAGCAGATGGAGCAGCTCAACCGCAG ATACCAGAGCATCCGGAGGACCATAACCAACAGTGATCGGTCGGAGGAAAGCTCTGCCGACCTGCTTCCTGAACCAGAAAGTGAACTGATGCCCCAATCCATTTCCG AATACAGACGAGAAAGTGCTGTCACTCACTCCAGTGGCCGCTCGCgtctgtccctgctgctgcagtcacCCAGCGCCAAGTTCCTGTGCAGCCCAGACTTCTTCACCGTGCTGCATTCTAACCCT AGTGCCTACCGCATGTTTACGAGCAACACCTGCCTGAAGCACATGGTCAGTAAGGTGCGTCGAGACGCTCACTACTTTGAGCGCTACCAGCACAACCGCGACCTCGTCACCTTCCTCAACATGTTCTCCAACAAGCAGCTGGAGCTTCCCCGGGGCTGGGAGATGAAGCACGATCATACTGGGaag CCTTTCTTTGTGGACCACAACTGTCGCTCCACGACCTTCATTGACCCACGGCTACCCCTCCAGAGTTCTCGCTCCACCGGGCTGCTGGCCCACCGCCAGCATCTGAGCCGCCAGCGCAGCCACAGTGCTGGGGAG GTGGTTGATGACTCTCGGCAAACCAACCCGCCTGCCATGCCCCGCCCCTCCAGCACCTTCAGCGGCTCCAGTCGAAGTCAGTACCATGATGTGGTGCCTGTGG CCTACAATGACAAGATAGTGGCGTTTCTACGGCAACCCAACATCTTCGAGATTCTGCAGGAAAGGCAGCCTGAGCTCGCCAGGAACCACTCACTCAA GGAGAAGGTGCAGTTTATTCGCAGCGAGGGAGTCAATGGGCTGGCTCGTCTCTCTAGCGACGCTGACCTCGTCATGCTGCTGAG CTTATTTGAAGAGGAGGTGATGTCATACGTACCACCCCTACTCCACCCAGGTTACTGCATCTCTTCTCCTCAAAGCTCCCCTG GTACACAGCGAGCTAATGCCCGAGCTCCTGCACCCTATAAGAGAGATTTTGAGGCTAAACTGAGGAACTTCTATAGAAAGCTGGAGACAAAGGGTTATGGACAGGGACCAGGCAAAGTCAA GCTCATCATACGCAGAGACCACCTCCTGGAGGACGCCTTTAACCAGATCATGTGCTACTCTCGTAAAGACCTGCAAAGGAGTAAACTCTACGTCAGTTTTGTAGGCGAGGACGG GCTGGACTACAGTGGGCCCTCCAGAGAGTTTTTCTTCTTGGTGTCTCGAGAGCTGTTCAACCCATACTATGGCCTGTTTGAGTATTCAGCCAATGACACGTATACTGTTCAGATCAGCCCCATGTCTGCTTTTGTGGACAACCACCATGAATG GTTTCGCTTCAGCGGGCGCATCCTCGGGCTGGCCCTTGTTCATCAGTACCTACTGGATGCCTTCTTCACTCGTCCTTTCTACAAAGGGCTTCTTCGCAT TCCATGTGACCTGAGTGACCTGGAGTTCCTTGATGAAGAGTTCCACCAGAGCCTGCAGTGGATGAAGGACAATGACATTGAGGACATGCTGGACCTTACCTTCACTGTCAATGAGGAGGTGtttggacag attacagagagagagctgaagCCAGGCGGGGCTGGTATCCCTGTGTcagagaagaacaagaaggaGTACATTGAGCGAATGGTCAAGTGGCGCATAGAGAGAGGAGTAGCCCAGCAGACAGAAAGCCTGGTTCGAGGCTTCTATGAG GTGGTGGATGTGCGGTTGGTATCTGTGTTTGATGCCAGGGAGCTGGAGCTGGTAATTGCAGGCACTGCAGAGATTGACCTGGCAGACTGGAGGAACAACACGGAGTACAGAGGAG gttaccatgacaaccacaTAGTGATTCGTTGGTTCTGGGCAGCTGTGGAGAGATTCAACAATGAGCAGAGgctgaggctgctgcag TTTGTGACAGGCACTTCCAGTATTCCCTATGAGGGTTTCGCCTCTCTACGAGGCAGTAATGGTCCACGCAGATTCTGTGTGGAGAAGTGGGGAAAAATCACCTCTTTACCTAG GGCTCACACATGCTTTAATCGCCTGGACCTCCCACCTTACCCCTCCTTCTCCATGCTCTATGAGAAGCTGGTAACTGCTGTAGAGGAAACGAGCACGTTTGGCTTGGAGTGA
- the stk17b gene encoding serine/threonine-protein kinase 17B, whose translation MSRRRLDSRSGLSAGLLGEIQTPISTEPIDNVYEITGELGRGKFAVVKRCVEKATGKVFAAKFLRKRRRGRDCRADVIHEMAVLEMARNNARVVNLHAAYETDHDIILVLEYAAGGEIFDHCVSEELLPEAQITRLIRQTLEGVHYLHQNSLVHLDLKPQNILLTSLSPPGDIKIVDFGLARRLGAVGELREILGTPEYVAPEILNYEPITTATDLWSVGVIAYMLVTGESPFAGDDKQETYLNVSQINVDYSREAFSRVSELAVDFIRKLLIKAPEDRPSAAECMTHPWLWQQFCLSPDPAGTTRTIRERSCGTKWAAPPEDPEDKENFLESPHSHAKKFRFEEETPAAGDGDF comes from the exons ATGTCCAGGAGAAGGCTTGACAGTCGCAGCGGACTCTCCGCTGGGCTTCTCGGTGAAATACAGACCCCGATCAGCACGGAGCCGATAGACAATGTGTATGAAATCACCGGAGAGCTCGGAAG GGGGAAGTTTGCTGTGGTAAAACGCTGTGTGGAGAAAGCCACAGGGAAAGTGTTCGCTGCCAAGTTCCTtcgaaagaggaggaggggtcgTGACTGCCGGGCAGACGTCATTCATGAGATGGCCGTCCTAGAGATGGCCCGGAACAATGCCAGAGTGGTCAACCTGCACGCTGCCTATGAGACAGATCACGACATCATCTTAGTGCTGGAATA TGCGGCGGGTGGAGAGATATTTGAccactgtgtgtctgaggagctgctgccagAAGCCCAGATCACACGTCTGATCAGACAAACCCTGGAAGGAGTCCACTACCTCCACCAGAACAGCCTGGTTCACTTAGACCTGAAG CCTCAGAATATCCTTCTGACCAGCCTATCCCCTCCAGGAGACATAAAGATTGTAGACTTTGGCCTGGCACGCAGACTGGGTGCGGTAGGAGAGCTCCGAGAGATTCTTGGCACGCCTGAATATGTTG CTCCAGAGATTCTCAATTATGAGCCAATCACAACAGCGACTGACCTGTG GAGCGTCGGAGTCATAGCCTACATGCTGGTGACAGGCGAGTCTCCATTTGCTGGGGATGACAAGCAGGAGACCTACCTGAATGTGTCTCAGATCAACGTGGACTACAGCAGGGAGGCCTTCTCCAGGGTGTCTGAGCTGGCTGTGGACTTCATCCGCAAGCTGCTGATCAAAGCGCCCGA GGACCGGCCCAGTGCGGCAGAGTGCATGACCCACCCCTGGCTGTGGCAGCAGTTCTGCCTGAGCCCAGACCCAGCTGGCACCACCCGCACCATCCGTGAAAGGAGCTGTGGCACAAAGTGGGCAGCCCCACCCGAAGACCCTGAAGACAAGGAAAACTTCCTGGAGTCGCCCCACTCTCACGCAAAAAAATTCCGCTTCGAAGAGGAGACACCTGCCGCTGGAGACGGTGacttttga